In the Mesorhizobium sp. M1D.F.Ca.ET.043.01.1.1 genome, CGGCCGCGTGGCTGAAACTTGCGCATGCGGCCGACTATGTCGACCAGGTGCTCGCATGCGAGGTGCCTGAAAAAATCGAGCGTGAGATCGGTTTCCCGGTCGGCCGGCGCGTGTCGCTGAGGGCCCAGCTTGCCGCCGCAGGCGCGGTGCTGGCGGCGCGGCTGGCGCTGAAACACGGCATTGCCTGCAACGCCGCCGGCGGCAGCCATCATGCCCGGCGCGCGCAAGGAGCCGGCTTCTGCACCTTCAACGACGTGGCCGTCGCCTCGCTGGCGCTGCTTGACGAGCGCGCAGTCGAAAACGTCCTGGTCGTCGATCTCGACGTGCACCAGGGCGACGGCACGGCGGACATACTCAAGGATGTGCCCCGCGCCTTCACCTTCTCCATGCATGGCGAGCGCAACTACCCGGCGCGCAAGATCGCTTCCGACCTCGACATCGCGCTGCCGGACGGCACCGGCGATGCCGCCTATCTCGACCGCCTCCGCGCCATTCTTCCGGAGCTTTGCGCAATACGGCGCTGGGACATCGTCTTCTACAACGCCGGCGTGGATGTCCACGCCGGCGACAGGCTTGGTCGGCTGGCGCTCTCCGACGACGGCCTGCGCAGCCGCGAGGCGATGGTCATCAGCCATTTCCGCATGGCCGGCATTCCGCTGTGCGGCGTCATCGGCGGCGGCTATTCGACCGACGTGCCGGCATTGGCCGCACGCCACGCCATTCTGTTCGAGGTCGCAGCCGCCTATGCCTGAGGATCGCCAGGCTACTTCCTGTAGCTGGCGATCCTGAGCAGGATGAAGGCCGGAACGACGATCGCGGCACCGAGCAGGATATAGCCCAGGAAACGGTCGATGGCATGGAAGCCGAGGTTCCACAGATCGATGAAGAACTGGCGGATGCCGTAGAAGACGTCCATCGGCGACCAGCCGAAGGCGTGCATGACGAGGCCGACGAGGAAGGAAACCACCAGCAGCTTCACGAGCACCCTGAGTGGCGTATCGCCGAGAAAGCGTGTCAGTGCGGACAAGGCCGTTCTCCGGTTCGAGCTGCCCCGATTCGGGAGCGCGGCTTCAGGAATACGCACTCAGGCGTCAGTCATCAAGGATTTGCGGGACTGGGCGAGCATGCGGTCGGGTATCTGGCCAAGCGGCGATGTCGCCGGGACCGTGCGCCCATTCATCCACTTCTTGAGTATCTGTTCGACCAACGAGACCGGTCAAAGTCGCCAGCGCAAGATGCGGGCCCAGGGCGGCCGGTCGCGATAGACCTCCCGCGAACGCCAAAGCCGGTTGTAGCGGTTGCCGCCGCCGATGCCGAGCTGCGATATCGGCTTGCCTCCGCGCTTGCGCTTTATCGCCACCAGTTCTCCGTCATGGCTAAGGGCATGGCCGGGCCTCGTCGTGGACTCTCCGTTCGGCAACGGCAGTTGGACCGCTTCGCCGACGATGAGGTCCTCGGGCTCGCAGGTCAGCGCGATGGCCTTGCCGAACAAGGTCGGGCCCGTCGGGCAAAGCGCCGTCGGTCCATAATATTCAAGCTTCACATTGGCACAGACGAGCTCGATGGCTTTCGCCATCGCCTTGTGGCGCCGCGGCGCGGCCACCACACCGATGCTGGTGTCCCAAGGCGTCGAGCTCAGGAAGTCACGGAAGATCGAGAGCCTCCCGTCTGCCCGGGGAACGCCGCGCAGGAAGAAATAGGAGAGATCAGCATAGAGCCCACCGCGCTCATGGAGCAGGCAGTATCTGGCGAGGTCGGCCTTGTAGGCATAGGGCCTGAGCGTCCGGAAGGCCGAAAGCACCTCGGCGTCGAAATGCGTTGCAATGAACTCCGCCAGCGCCGCCTCCCGGAACAGGAAATGCTCCTGGCCGGGATGAGAGGTCTTGAACGACTGGATGTTCTCCGCAACGAGCCCGGAAACCTCCTCGCTATCGCCGTCCGTTATAAGGATGCTGAAAAGCGGCATCGGCACATCCTCAACGTCAACGCGCGTCGAAGGCGGTCAGTTTCTCCCAGTCGCGCCACTGGTGGGGGTAGGCCTTCAGATAGGGCAGATGGCGGTCTGCGAAGTCCTGCGTGGCGCCCTGGATCATTTCGGCCTTGTCCCGGCGCGAATCGAGATCGATCGGCCGCTCCACGCTCACGCGGATCTTGCCAGAGCTGTCGTCGCGCACGACGAAGACCGGCAGCAGCTGTGCCCCGGCAACTTTTGCCAGGCGGGGCGCGCCACCGGCAAGTTCCATGGCCGATTGGCCGATGCGGGCGCTCACCAGCAACTCGCCTTCCCAGGCGCCGGCGGTGATGGAGACAAATCTGTTTTGACGAAGCAGGCGCCTCGCCTCGTTCATGCTGGCAGCCGGATTGGCGCGGTCGATCACGACGCGGCCGGCCGCGTATTTCAGTTCCGCGCCCGTCCTGATCGGATTGAGGAACCGGATGCCGAAGCGCGACTTCGAGAAACCGTGCTCCGGCCTGCTG is a window encoding:
- a CDS encoding histone deacetylase, whose protein sequence is MALQIVHHPDYDAGFAVNHRFPMSKYPLLMEALRSRGLTVSEALSMPEPAPAAWLKLAHAADYVDQVLACEVPEKIEREIGFPVGRRVSLRAQLAAAGAVLAARLALKHGIACNAAGGSHHARRAQGAGFCTFNDVAVASLALLDERAVENVLVVDLDVHQGDGTADILKDVPRAFTFSMHGERNYPARKIASDLDIALPDGTGDAAYLDRLRAILPELCAIRRWDIVFYNAGVDVHAGDRLGRLALSDDGLRSREAMVISHFRMAGIPLCGVIGGGYSTDVPALAARHAILFEVAAAYA
- a CDS encoding DUF6460 domain-containing protein; its protein translation is MSALTRFLGDTPLRVLVKLLVVSFLVGLVMHAFGWSPMDVFYGIRQFFIDLWNLGFHAIDRFLGYILLGAAIVVPAFILLRIASYRK
- a CDS encoding glycosyltransferase, whose protein sequence is MPLFSILITDGDSEEVSGLVAENIQSFKTSHPGQEHFLFREAALAEFIATHFDAEVLSAFRTLRPYAYKADLARYCLLHERGGLYADLSYFFLRGVPRADGRLSIFRDFLSSTPWDTSIGVVAAPRRHKAMAKAIELVCANVKLEYYGPTALCPTGPTLFGKAIALTCEPEDLIVGEAVQLPLPNGESTTRPGHALSHDGELVAIKRKRGGKPISQLGIGGGNRYNRLWRSREVYRDRPPWARILRWRL